A part of Diceros bicornis minor isolate mBicDic1 chromosome 10, mDicBic1.mat.cur, whole genome shotgun sequence genomic DNA contains:
- the ASDURF gene encoding ASNSD1 upstream open reading frame protein: MPSRGTRPEDGAGLVPTDDSAPHKEDLSNKIKEQKIVVDELSNLKKNRKVYRQQQNSNIFFLADRTEMLSESKNILDELKKEYQEIENSEKTKIKK; encoded by the exons ATGCCTAGCCGGGGCACACGCCCGGAGGACGGCGCCGGGCTGGTCCCTACCGACGACTCAGCCCCTCACAAAGAGGATCTTAGCAACAAG attaaagaacaaaaaattgTTGTGGATGAACTTTCTAACCTGAAGAAGAACAGG AAAGTATATAGGCAGCAACAGAACAGCAACATATTCTTTCTTGCAGACCGAACAGAAATGCTTTCTGAAAGCAAAA aTATATTAGATGAGCTGAAAAAAGAATACCAAGAAATAGAAAACTCAGAGAAGACCAAAATCAAGAAATAG
- the ASNSD1 gene encoding asparagine synthetase domain-containing protein 1 has translation MCGICCSVCFSVEHFSQDWKEDLLYNLKRRGPDSSKQLLKSNINYQCLFSGHVLHLRGVLTAQPVEDERGNVLLWNGEVFSGIKVEAEENDTQIMFDYLTSCKNESDILSLFSEVQGPWSFIYYQASSHCLWFGRDFFGRRSLLWHFSNLGKNFCLSSVGAQTSGVANQWQEVPASGIFRIDLKSTAISKSVVLKVYPWKYFSRENVTKECVDSLTQIAANLPTFVSVVANEAKLYLKEPVVPLNMMLPQAPFEIHCSNISSIPPTRETLQVFLTDGHTKEVVQQFINVLSMAVKRRVLCLPRDGNLTPSEVSKTCDRKANVAILFSGGIDSMVIATLADRHIPLDEPIDLLNVAFMTKEKPTLNSFNKKSGKKKNHCEVPSEESSKSVAAAADSPDRQFSVPDRITGRAGLKELQAANPSRIWNFVEINVSLEELQKLRTTQICHLVQPLDTVLDDSIGCAVWFASRGVGWLVTQDEVKSYQSNAKVVLTGIGADEQLAGYSRHRVRFQAHGLEGLNKEIEMELGRISSRNLGRDDRVIGDHGKEARFPFLDENVVSFLNSLPVWEKANLTLPRGIGEKLILRLAAVELGLTASALLPKRAMQFGSRIAKMEKNNEKASDKCERLQVISLENLSIEKEIKM, from the exons ATGTGTGGCATTTGTTGTTCTGTATGCTTTTCTGTTGAGCATTTCAGCCAAGATTGGAAAGAGGATTTGCTGTATAATCTTAAACGACGGGGACCCGATAGTAGTAAACAGTTGTTAAAGTCTAATATTAACTACCAGTGTTTATTTTCTGGTCATGTCCTTCACTTAAGAGGTGTGTTGACTGCCCAGCCTGTGGAAGATGAAAGAGGCAACGTGTTGCTGTGGAATGGAGAAGTGTTTAGTGGAATAAAGGTTGAAGCTGAGGAAAACGATACTCAAATAATGTTTGATTATCTTACCTCTTGTAAGAATGAATCTGATATTTTGTCACTCTTCTCAGAAGTCCAAGGTCCTTGGTCTTTTATATATTATCAAGCATCTAGTCATTGTTTATGGTTTGGTAGGGATTTTTTTGGTCGCCGTAGCTTGCTTTGGCATTTTAGTAATTTGGGCAagaatttctgcctctcttcAGTTGGTGCCCAAACATCTGGAGTGGCCAATCAGTGGCAAGAAGTTCCAGCATCTGGAATTTTCAGAATTGATCTCAAGTCTACTGCCATTTCCAAATCTGTGGTTTTAAAAGTGTATCCTTGGAAATATTTTTCTAGAGAGAATGTTACCAAAGAATGTGTTGATAGCCTGACTCAAATTGCAGCAAACTTGCCAACATTCGTGTCAGTGGTAGCAAATGAAGCCAAACTCTATCTTAAAGAACCTGTCGTTCCTTTAAACATGATGTTGCCACAAGCTCCGTTTGAGATTCATTGCAGTAACATTTCCAGCATCCCACCTACAAGAGAGACACTTCAGGTCTTTCTTACCGATGGACACACGAAGGAAGTAGTTCAGCAGTTCATTAATGTCCTGAGTATGGCAGTCAAGAGACGTGTGTTGTGTTTACCTAGAGATGGAAACCTGACACCAAGTGAGGTTTCAAAAACTTGTGATAGAAAAGCAAATGTGGCCATCCTGTTTTCTGGGGGTATTGATTCCATGGTTATTGCAACCCTTGCTGACCGTCATATTCCTTTAGATGAACCAATTGATCTTCTCAATGTGGCTTTCATGACTAAAGAAAAGCCCACACTAAATAGTTTTAACAAGAaaagtggaaagaagaaaaatcactgtGAAGTACCTTCTGAAGAATCCTCTAAaagtgttgctgctgctgctgatagtCCTGATAGACAATTCAGTGTACCGGATCGAATCACAGGAAGAGCGGGACTAAAGGAACTGCAAGCTGCTAACCCTTCCCGGATTTGGAATTTTGTTGAAATTAACGTTTCTCTGGAAGAACTGCAAAAACTCAGAACAACTCAAATATGCCACTTAGTTCAGCCCTTGGATACGGTGTTGGATGATAGTATTGGCTGTGCAGTCTGGTTCGCTTCTAGAGGAGTTGGTTGGTTAGTGACCCAGGATGAAGTGAAATCATATCAGAGCAATGCAAAG GTAGTTCTTACTGGAATTGGTGCAGATGAGCAACTTGCAGGTTATTCTCGTCATCGCGTTCGCTTTCAGGCACATGGGCTGGAAGGATTGAATAAGGAAATCGAGATGGAACTGGGTCGAATTTCTTCTAGAAATCTTGGTCGTGATGACAGAGTTATTGGTGATCATGGAAAAGAGGCAAG ATTTCCTTTCCTGGATGAAAATGTTGTCTCCTTTCTAAATTCCCTACCAGTTTGGGAAAAGGCAAACTTGACTTTACCCCGTGGAATTGGTGAGAAATTAATTTTGCGTCTTGCAGCAGTAGAACTTGGTTTAACAGCCTCTGCTCTTCTGCCAAAACGGGCCATGCAGTTTGGATCCAGAAttgcaaaaatggaaaagaataatgaaaaggCATCTGATAAATGTGAACGGCTCCAAGTTATTTCCTTAGAAAACCTTTCTATtgaaaaggagattaaaatgtaa